One segment of Mycolicibacterium sp. YH-1 DNA contains the following:
- a CDS encoding DUF58 domain-containing protein yields MGRHLDSAKAHFGRDTAGLLDGGRYSLVHTRSLEFDDLRPYVPGDDVRDIDWKASARSGDVLIKRFVSEKHHKILVVADAGRNMTAVAPSGEYKRDVAMHLIGALGLITLRRSDEIGMVFGDTRGCVDIRLRRGETHLEYMLTHYLSHTLTHPGRSDVITQLSWVTEHYRRPHLIVVVSDEPDADERLAATLTRLRPRHDVLWAMVADASAVGSPDDTTADDTIGYDVSDGRTVLGAADLGADVIAAYRDAEAARREAVSELMTAHAVPHVVVEGSRGVRAGLVGLAGVFARAG; encoded by the coding sequence GTGGGCAGACACCTCGACAGCGCCAAGGCGCACTTCGGCCGCGACACCGCGGGCCTACTCGACGGTGGCCGGTACTCGTTGGTCCACACCCGCAGCCTGGAGTTCGACGACCTGCGACCCTACGTACCCGGCGACGACGTGCGCGATATCGACTGGAAGGCGTCGGCCCGGTCGGGCGACGTGCTGATCAAGCGGTTCGTCTCGGAGAAGCACCACAAGATCCTGGTCGTCGCCGACGCCGGCCGAAACATGACCGCGGTGGCCCCGTCCGGCGAGTACAAGCGCGATGTCGCCATGCATCTGATCGGCGCCCTCGGTCTGATCACGCTGCGTCGCTCCGATGAGATCGGCATGGTGTTCGGCGACACCAGGGGCTGCGTCGACATCCGCCTTCGCCGCGGCGAGACCCATCTGGAGTACATGCTGACGCACTACCTCAGCCACACGCTCACACACCCGGGCCGCAGCGACGTCATCACCCAGTTGTCCTGGGTGACAGAGCATTACCGTCGCCCACATCTGATCGTCGTCGTGTCCGACGAACCCGACGCAGACGAACGGCTGGCCGCCACGCTGACGAGGCTGCGACCCCGCCACGACGTGCTGTGGGCGATGGTGGCCGACGCCTCGGCGGTGGGCTCCCCCGACGACACGACCGCGGACGACACCATCGGATACGACGTCTCCGACGGTCGCACGGTGCTCGGTGCCGCGGATCTCGGCGCGGACGTGATCGCGGCGTACCGCGACGCGGAAGCCGCCCGCCGGGAGGCCGTCTCGGAGTTGATGACCGCACACGCGGTGCCGCACGTCGTTGTCGAGGGCAGCCGCGGGGTGCGGGCCGGGCTCGTCGGTCTGGCCGGAGTGTTCGCCCGTGCCGGATGA
- a CDS encoding VWA domain-containing protein, producing the protein MTLYPVLPPLLLLLVAAVVIAARVVTLRRLLTAPRRRPTAVWRWAGVTAAALLLLLAAARPVVGADAQTTPAGSADGEPNVFLVVDRSPEMGVTDMAGEQSRMDAARADIAAVIARYPRARFAVIAFASSPDLEWPLSPDTWSLRPVLAAETPYTAAPDAVFETNVAAAGNVLRYQLISARQQFPRAQNLVFYLGTGAGASRAPQRQFDLAENSVDGGAVLGYGTAAGGVVPQRPSVRSSVDESALRAVAEQIGVPYVARDGRPDSEDALFEGTDEPAEAPDAVTVSSAAVETYWAPAIAAAALILLELTLMLRDYRRTRPPPVDVIT; encoded by the coding sequence ATGACGCTCTACCCGGTTCTGCCGCCGCTGCTGCTGCTCCTCGTCGCGGCCGTCGTCATCGCCGCGCGCGTCGTGACACTGCGTCGCCTGCTGACGGCACCCCGGCGGAGGCCGACGGCAGTGTGGCGGTGGGCCGGGGTCACCGCGGCGGCGCTGCTGCTCCTGCTGGCGGCGGCGCGCCCGGTCGTCGGGGCCGATGCGCAGACCACACCTGCCGGATCAGCCGACGGCGAACCCAACGTGTTCCTGGTGGTGGACCGCTCCCCTGAGATGGGCGTCACGGACATGGCCGGCGAGCAGTCCCGGATGGACGCGGCGCGCGCCGACATCGCCGCGGTGATCGCGCGGTATCCACGTGCCCGGTTCGCGGTGATCGCGTTCGCGTCCAGCCCGGACCTGGAGTGGCCCCTGTCGCCCGACACCTGGAGCCTGCGTCCGGTGCTGGCGGCCGAGACGCCCTACACCGCCGCCCCTGACGCCGTGTTCGAGACGAACGTCGCAGCGGCAGGCAATGTGCTTCGTTACCAACTGATCTCGGCTCGTCAGCAGTTTCCCCGCGCGCAGAACCTGGTGTTCTACCTCGGTACGGGCGCGGGCGCGTCGCGGGCACCTCAGCGGCAGTTCGATTTGGCCGAGAACTCGGTGGACGGTGGCGCGGTACTCGGCTACGGCACCGCTGCGGGTGGTGTGGTCCCGCAGCGCCCATCGGTGCGCTCGAGCGTCGACGAGTCGGCGCTGCGGGCGGTCGCCGAGCAGATCGGTGTGCCGTATGTCGCCCGTGACGGCAGGCCCGACAGCGAGGACGCCCTGTTCGAGGGCACCGACGAGCCCGCCGAGGCACCCGACGCCGTGACCGTGTCCAGCGCGGCCGTCGAGACGTACTGGGCTCCGGCGATCGCCGCCGCGGCGCTGATCCTGCTCGAACTGACGCTGATGTTGCGCGACTACCGGCGCACCCGGCCGCCTCCCGTGGACGTGATCACGTGA
- a CDS encoding MOSC domain-containing protein gives MNSAHVGPDGSAPRSGIDKRPVEGDITVRAPGPMHGGLGSGLVGDVIGNQRVHGGDDQAVYAYAREDLDVWETRLDRELTNGMFGENLTTSGLDVTNAVIGERWRVGSDGLLLEVTRPRTPCKTFVSRLGIDGWMKTFTRGGTPGAYLRVVAGGTIRGGDSVEVIDRPDHGVTIGTVYRALMLEPDLLPGILAADALPEDVKEHVRRRLHA, from the coding sequence GTGAACAGCGCCCACGTCGGTCCAGACGGATCGGCACCGAGATCGGGCATCGACAAGCGCCCCGTCGAGGGGGACATCACCGTGCGAGCACCCGGCCCGATGCACGGCGGCCTCGGCAGTGGCCTGGTCGGCGACGTCATCGGCAACCAGAGGGTGCACGGCGGTGATGACCAGGCGGTGTACGCCTACGCACGCGAGGATCTCGACGTGTGGGAGACCCGACTCGACCGTGAGCTCACCAACGGCATGTTCGGCGAGAACCTCACCACCAGCGGCCTCGACGTCACGAACGCGGTGATCGGTGAGCGGTGGCGGGTGGGCTCGGACGGTCTGTTGCTCGAGGTGACTCGTCCCAGGACCCCGTGCAAGACGTTCGTCAGCCGGCTCGGAATCGACGGCTGGATGAAGACGTTCACCCGCGGTGGCACCCCGGGCGCCTACCTCCGCGTGGTTGCGGGCGGAACGATTCGCGGCGGCGACTCCGTTGAGGTCATCGACCGCCCGGACCACGGCGTCACCATCGGCACCGTGTACCGCGCGCTCATGCTCGAACCCGACCTGCTGCCCGGCATCCTCGCCGCCGACGCCCTGCCCGAGGACGTCAAGGAACACGTCCGCCGGCGACTCCACGCCTGA
- a CDS encoding potassium transporter Kup, with product MATNLESAAPSHAPRLSTPIVIGALGVVFGDIGTSPIYTLQTVFDPGDPHPVPIARDHVYGIVSLIFWSVMLIVTLTYITLVMRADNNGEGGIMALITLLRRWTGAASRRTSVMLSALGIFGAALFFGDSMITPAISVLSAVEGLKIVEPELEPWIVPITAVIIVALFSVQRRGTAAVGRFFGPVMIAWFLTIGALGVIGITHEPEILRALSPTYALGFMATHFHIGFFALAAVVLAVTGAEALYADMGHFGRKAITIGWLGLVLPACTLSYFGQGALLLGDEQKVNAPFFLLAPNWAVIPLVVLATAATVIASQAVITGAFSVASQAAQLGYLPRLRIMHTSASTIGQIYVPIINGVLMIAVLILVFAFRSSGALAYAFGMAVTGTITITTTLFLYYARTRWRWPLWGVLIGGGALLVVDLLFFAANLTKLVHGAWLPLLIAVTAFTVMTTWKRGRAIVTRRRAEVEGPLRPFVGGLPDRDPPLTRIPGTAIFLNRGSETAPLSMRSNVEHNHVLHQQVVIVSLEIEPVPRVAETERMSVDDLGLTSDGIIFVSARYGYMERPDVPAALRLLDPSQTEGPIDLDTASYFLSKLELVICDKPTMSPWRTRLFIATSYITADAAAHFNLPVPRTIIIGSRLEV from the coding sequence GTGGCCACAAACCTGGAGTCTGCGGCGCCCTCGCACGCACCCCGCCTGTCGACACCGATCGTGATCGGCGCCCTCGGCGTCGTGTTCGGTGATATCGGCACGAGCCCGATCTACACCCTGCAGACCGTGTTCGACCCCGGGGACCCGCATCCGGTGCCCATCGCGAGGGACCACGTCTACGGCATCGTCTCGCTGATCTTCTGGTCGGTGATGCTGATCGTCACCCTCACCTACATCACGCTTGTCATGCGTGCGGACAACAACGGTGAGGGCGGCATCATGGCCCTCATCACGTTGTTGCGGCGCTGGACCGGCGCGGCAAGCCGACGCACGTCGGTGATGCTCTCTGCCCTGGGGATCTTCGGCGCGGCGCTGTTCTTCGGCGACAGCATGATCACCCCGGCGATCTCCGTGCTGTCCGCTGTCGAGGGCCTCAAGATCGTTGAGCCCGAACTCGAGCCGTGGATTGTGCCCATCACCGCCGTGATCATCGTGGCGCTGTTCTCCGTGCAACGACGCGGGACCGCCGCGGTCGGCCGGTTCTTCGGGCCGGTGATGATCGCGTGGTTTCTGACCATCGGCGCGCTGGGCGTCATCGGCATCACCCACGAGCCCGAGATCCTCAGGGCACTGTCGCCCACGTACGCACTGGGTTTCATGGCCACGCACTTCCACATCGGCTTCTTCGCGCTGGCCGCCGTCGTACTCGCGGTCACGGGCGCGGAGGCGCTGTACGCCGATATGGGGCACTTCGGCCGTAAGGCCATCACGATCGGCTGGCTGGGCCTGGTGCTGCCCGCGTGCACGCTGAGCTACTTCGGTCAGGGTGCACTGCTGCTCGGCGACGAGCAGAAGGTGAATGCACCGTTCTTCCTGCTGGCCCCAAACTGGGCGGTCATCCCACTGGTCGTTCTGGCGACAGCGGCGACGGTGATCGCCTCGCAGGCCGTCATCACCGGCGCATTCTCGGTGGCGTCGCAGGCGGCGCAACTCGGGTACCTCCCGCGGCTGCGGATCATGCACACGTCCGCGTCGACGATCGGCCAGATCTACGTGCCGATCATCAACGGTGTGCTGATGATCGCCGTGCTGATCCTGGTCTTCGCGTTCCGTTCCTCGGGGGCACTTGCCTATGCCTTCGGCATGGCGGTCACCGGAACGATCACCATCACGACGACGCTGTTCCTGTACTACGCCAGAACCCGGTGGCGCTGGCCGCTGTGGGGGGTGCTTATCGGCGGCGGCGCACTACTCGTGGTTGACCTGCTGTTCTTCGCGGCCAATCTGACCAAGCTGGTGCATGGCGCGTGGCTGCCGCTTCTCATCGCGGTCACCGCGTTCACGGTCATGACCACGTGGAAGCGGGGCCGTGCCATCGTCACCCGCAGGCGAGCCGAGGTCGAGGGCCCCCTGCGCCCCTTCGTCGGCGGACTGCCCGACCGCGATCCACCGTTGACCCGCATCCCCGGCACCGCGATATTCCTCAACCGTGGCAGCGAGACCGCGCCCCTGTCGATGCGCTCCAACGTCGAGCACAACCATGTCCTCCATCAACAGGTCGTGATCGTGTCGCTCGAGATCGAACCGGTTCCGCGCGTGGCTGAGACCGAACGGATGTCGGTCGACGACCTCGGGCTGACGAGCGACGGGATCATCTTCGTCAGCGCCCGATACGGCTACATGGAGCGACCGGACGTCCCGGCGGCGCTGCGGCTGCTCGACCCGTCACAGACCGAGGGACCCATCGATCTCGACACCGCGTCCTACTTCCTGTCGAAGCTGGAGTTGGTGATCTGCGACAAGCCGACCATGTCACCCTGGCGCACCCGGCTTTTCATCGCGACGTCCTACATCACCGCGGACGCGGCAGCGCACTTCAACCTGCCCGTCCCCCGCACGATCATCATCGGCTCTCGCCTCGAGGTGTGA
- the hrpA gene encoding ATP-dependent RNA helicase HrpA, producing MSEPPRADVRALRDRLSGVSIRDAARLSRRLKNLRDPSPEHLERLTQQIASAEALIATRTAAVPTVTYPDLPVSERRDEIAAAIREHQVVVVAGETGSGKTTQLPKICLELGRGIRGTIGHTQPRRLAARTVAQRIADELGTPLGEAVGYTVRFTDQASDRTLIKLMTDGILLAEIQRDRRLLSYDTLILDEAHERSLNVDFLLGYLRELLPRRPDLKVIVTSATIEPGRFAAHFGGAEHGSGGGAPIVEVSGRTYPVEIRYRPLEVAIPADGDDDPDDPDHEIVRTELRDPTEAIVDAVRELEAEPPGDVLVFLSGEREIRDTAEALRDALKSDRLPTEILPLYARLPTAEQQKVFAPRHSGRRVVLATNVAETSLTVPGIRYVVDPGTARISRYSRRTKVQRLPIEPISQASASQRAGRSGRTAPGVCIRLYSEDDFESRPRYTDPEILRTNLAAVILQMAALGLGDMEQFPFLDPPDRRSVRDGVTLLQELGAFDGAGAITDIGRRLAKLPLDPRIGRMILQADAEGCVREVLVLAAALSIPDPRERPTDREDAAKQKHARFADEHSDFVSFLNLWRYLGEQRKERSGSSFRRMCRDEFLHYLRIREWQDLVGQLRSISRDLGIIESGDPEPADPTRVHAALTAGLLSHVGLREGDSRDYQGARNSKFVLAPGSVLTRKPPRWIVVADLVETSRLFGRVAARIEPETVERVAGDLVARTFSEPHWDAKRGAVMAFERVTLYGLPLVPRRRVGYAQVDPVLARELFIRHALVEGDWQTRHHFFRDNTRLLEDLAEIEERARRRDLLVGDDELYALYDSRIPAEVVSARHFDGWWKKQRHRTPDLLTFTRDDLLRNDADVDQPDAWQAGDLTLPITYRYEPGATDDGITVHVPVEVLARLGGDEFAWHVPALREELVTALIRSLPKDLRRNFVPAPDTARAVLETMEPGSESLLEALQRELRRRTGVLVPIDAFDIGKLPAHLRVTFAVEGTDGAEIARSKDLDELKERLAAPIQQAVAGAVAGDLRRTGLRGWPADLDEIPRSVESSGGGHTVRGFPALVDAGAAVDLDVFATAAEQQAAMGAGTRRLLRLEVASPVKAVERALDTRTRLVLGANPDGSLSALIEDCADAAVDALVREPAWSRADFAKLRDRVAANLVSTTLDLVKRVEKVLVAAHDVRVAIPDKAPAAQAAAIADITAQLAALLPTGFVTRTGAAHLADLNRYLLAIDRRLDRLPHGVEADRERMARVHAVRGAYQELLGALSPSRAAGADVRDIARQIEELRVSLWAQQLGTPRPVSEQRIYRAIDAVVS from the coding sequence GTGTCCGAACCGCCCCGCGCCGACGTCCGCGCACTGCGTGACCGCCTGTCGGGTGTCAGCATCCGTGACGCGGCCCGGCTGAGCCGGCGGCTGAAGAACCTCCGCGACCCCAGCCCCGAACACCTCGAGCGTCTCACCCAGCAGATCGCCTCGGCCGAGGCGCTGATCGCGACCCGAACCGCGGCCGTCCCCACCGTCACCTACCCCGACCTGCCGGTGAGCGAGCGTCGGGACGAGATCGCCGCCGCCATCCGCGAGCACCAGGTGGTCGTCGTCGCCGGCGAGACCGGGTCGGGCAAGACCACGCAGCTGCCGAAGATCTGCCTGGAACTCGGCCGCGGGATACGCGGCACCATCGGGCACACGCAGCCCCGCCGACTCGCCGCGCGCACGGTGGCGCAGCGCATCGCCGACGAGTTGGGCACACCGTTGGGCGAGGCCGTCGGTTACACCGTCCGGTTCACCGATCAGGCCAGCGACCGGACGCTCATCAAGCTGATGACTGACGGCATCCTGCTCGCCGAGATACAACGTGACCGCCGGCTGCTGAGCTATGACACGTTGATCCTCGACGAGGCCCACGAGCGAAGCCTCAATGTCGACTTCCTGCTGGGGTACCTGCGCGAACTGCTGCCGCGCCGCCCCGATCTCAAGGTGATCGTCACCTCGGCGACCATCGAGCCGGGGCGCTTCGCCGCGCACTTCGGCGGGGCCGAACATGGATCTGGCGGCGGGGCCCCGATCGTCGAGGTGTCCGGGCGTACCTACCCGGTCGAAATCCGGTACCGGCCACTGGAAGTGGCGATCCCGGCCGACGGCGACGATGATCCCGATGACCCCGATCACGAGATCGTGCGCACCGAGCTTCGTGATCCGACCGAGGCGATTGTCGACGCGGTGCGGGAGTTGGAGGCCGAGCCGCCCGGTGACGTGCTGGTGTTCCTGTCCGGTGAACGCGAGATCCGGGACACCGCAGAGGCGTTGCGCGATGCGCTCAAGAGCGATCGCCTCCCGACCGAGATCCTGCCGCTGTACGCGCGGCTCCCCACCGCCGAGCAACAGAAGGTGTTCGCGCCGAGGCATTCTGGACGCCGCGTCGTGCTGGCCACCAACGTCGCCGAGACCTCACTCACCGTGCCGGGCATTCGGTACGTGGTGGACCCGGGCACCGCGCGGATCTCGCGGTACAGCCGCAGGACCAAGGTGCAGCGGCTGCCCATCGAACCGATATCGCAGGCGTCGGCCTCCCAGCGGGCGGGCCGGTCGGGACGGACCGCGCCCGGTGTGTGCATCCGGCTGTACTCCGAGGATGACTTCGAATCCCGGCCGCGCTACACCGATCCGGAGATCCTGCGCACCAACCTCGCCGCCGTCATCCTGCAGATGGCGGCGCTGGGCCTCGGCGATATGGAGCAGTTCCCGTTTCTCGATCCGCCCGACAGGCGAAGCGTTCGAGACGGTGTGACGCTGCTGCAGGAACTCGGCGCGTTCGACGGTGCCGGAGCGATCACCGACATCGGGCGCCGCCTCGCCAAGCTGCCGCTGGACCCCCGGATCGGCCGGATGATCCTGCAGGCCGACGCCGAGGGATGCGTGCGCGAGGTGCTGGTGCTGGCCGCGGCCCTCTCGATCCCCGACCCGCGGGAACGACCCACCGATCGTGAGGACGCGGCCAAGCAGAAGCACGCTCGCTTCGCCGATGAGCACTCCGACTTCGTGTCGTTCCTCAACCTCTGGCGTTATCTCGGCGAACAGCGAAAGGAACGTTCCGGCAGCTCATTTCGGCGGATGTGCCGCGACGAGTTCCTGCACTACCTGCGCATCCGGGAATGGCAGGACCTGGTGGGGCAGCTGCGCAGCATCTCCCGGGACCTGGGCATCATCGAGTCCGGAGATCCAGAGCCTGCCGACCCGACTCGGGTGCACGCCGCGTTGACCGCGGGGTTGCTGAGCCATGTCGGTCTGCGCGAGGGTGACTCGCGCGACTACCAGGGTGCGCGCAACTCGAAGTTCGTCCTCGCACCGGGATCGGTGCTGACGCGCAAGCCGCCACGCTGGATCGTCGTCGCCGACCTGGTGGAGACCAGCCGGCTGTTCGGCCGCGTCGCCGCGCGCATCGAACCCGAGACGGTGGAACGCGTCGCCGGGGACCTAGTGGCGCGCACCTTCAGCGAGCCGCACTGGGATGCCAAGCGAGGCGCGGTGATGGCCTTCGAGCGGGTGACGCTCTACGGCCTGCCGCTGGTGCCGCGGCGTCGGGTGGGATACGCCCAGGTCGACCCGGTGCTGGCCCGGGAACTGTTCATCCGGCACGCGCTCGTTGAGGGAGACTGGCAGACCCGCCACCACTTCTTCCGCGATAACACCCGGCTGTTGGAGGACCTCGCCGAGATCGAGGAGCGGGCCCGGCGTCGCGACCTGCTGGTCGGCGATGACGAGCTGTACGCGCTGTACGACAGCAGGATCCCGGCCGAGGTCGTCTCGGCGCGGCATTTCGACGGCTGGTGGAAGAAGCAACGGCATCGCACACCCGACCTGCTCACCTTCACCCGCGATGACCTGCTGCGCAACGATGCCGACGTCGATCAGCCCGACGCATGGCAGGCGGGTGACCTCACCCTGCCCATCACCTACCGCTACGAGCCGGGCGCGACCGACGACGGCATCACGGTGCATGTACCGGTCGAGGTCCTCGCACGCCTCGGTGGTGACGAATTCGCCTGGCACGTACCCGCCCTGCGCGAGGAACTGGTGACCGCGCTCATCCGGTCGCTGCCCAAGGACCTGCGACGCAACTTCGTGCCCGCACCCGACACCGCCCGTGCCGTGCTCGAGACCATGGAGCCCGGCAGTGAGTCACTGCTCGAGGCACTGCAACGCGAACTGCGCAGGCGCACCGGCGTACTGGTGCCGATCGACGCCTTCGACATCGGCAAGTTGCCTGCCCACCTTCGGGTCACGTTCGCGGTCGAGGGCACCGACGGTGCTGAAATCGCCCGGAGCAAGGATCTCGATGAGCTGAAGGAACGGTTGGCCGCGCCGATCCAGCAGGCCGTCGCCGGTGCGGTGGCCGGAGACCTGCGCCGGACCGGGCTGCGGGGATGGCCCGCCGACCTCGACGAGATACCGCGCAGTGTCGAGAGTTCCGGTGGCGGGCACACCGTGCGGGGATTCCCGGCCTTGGTCGATGCCGGTGCGGCCGTTGATCTGGATGTGTTCGCGACGGCGGCCGAGCAGCAGGCGGCGATGGGCGCCGGAACCCGACGGCTGCTGCGACTGGAAGTGGCGTCCCCGGTCAAAGCCGTTGAGCGCGCACTTGATACGCGCACCCGCCTGGTGCTCGGCGCCAACCCGGACGGCTCACTGAGCGCCCTCATCGAGGACTGTGCCGATGCCGCGGTGGACGCCTTGGTGCGCGAACCAGCATGGAGCAGAGCCGATTTCGCAAAGCTTCGGGACCGTGTGGCGGCGAATCTGGTTTCGACGACTCTCGACCTGGTCAAGCGGGTGGAGAAGGTCCTGGTCGCCGCGCATGACGTGCGGGTCGCGATTCCCGATAAGGCGCCTGCGGCGCAGGCTGCCGCCATCGCCGACATCACCGCCCAGTTGGCTGCGCTGCTGCCAACCGGCTTCGTCACCCGGACGGGCGCAGCGCATCTGGCCGACCTGAACCGATATCTGCTGGCCATCGACAGACGCCTGGATCGGCTGCCGCATGGCGTGGAAGCCGACCGGGAACGCATGGCACGAGTGCACGCGGTTCGTGGGGCGTATCAGGAACTGCTCGGCGCGCTGTCGCCGAGCCGGGCGGCCGGCGCGGACGTGCGCGATATCGCCCGCCAGATCGAGGAACTTCGGGTGAGTCTTTGGGCGCAGCAGTTGGGCACCCCGCGTCCGGTCAGCGAGCAGCGCATCTACCGGGCGATCGACGCTGTCGTGAGCTGA
- a CDS encoding VOC family protein — MTTPTGEVPAEPVGRLAATSIDCADPAELADFYGALLGMRRLVETPDGSVIAITDGTQILAMMRVEDHVPPTWPGPPQRQQMHLDISVTDLDDAVQRAVALGARLADHQAGPTMWRVLLDPAGHPFCLTTVGAG; from the coding sequence GTGACGACTCCGACGGGCGAAGTCCCGGCCGAACCCGTGGGACGACTGGCGGCGACCTCCATTGACTGTGCCGATCCGGCCGAACTCGCGGACTTCTACGGCGCGCTGCTGGGGATGCGAAGGCTAGTGGAAACCCCGGATGGCAGCGTCATCGCCATCACCGACGGCACGCAGATACTGGCGATGATGCGTGTGGAAGATCACGTGCCCCCGACCTGGCCGGGCCCGCCGCAGCGCCAGCAGATGCACCTGGACATCTCGGTGACCGACCTCGATGACGCCGTGCAACGGGCTGTCGCGCTGGGTGCCCGACTCGCCGACCACCAGGCCGGACCAACCATGTGGCGGGTGCTGCTCGATCCCGCCGGGCACCCGTTCTGTCTCACGACGGTGGGCGCGGGCTGA
- a CDS encoding SpoIIE family protein phosphatase: protein MSEHDLYQYAPCGILAMSLDGTITAANHTLATWLGRAPVDLVGHPFSDFLTVGGRMYFETHLAPVLQMVGKLNGITVDLVAADGSRLPAFVSANVGYDATGRPDLIRVTVQDASDRRSYEHELLVERRRAEVAQERAEVLATTLRRSLLPPSLSPPPGLQAAAYYHAASASEVGGDFYDLFPLTRSRSAFFLGDVCGKDAEAAALTSLTRYTLRASAVNDDHPEAVLRSLDTMLAHESGGYDPRRFCTVLFGVITKCGACECPRDCAGFEIEMASGGHPFALLLGADGEARYVPTPGGQAVGMFRNPQFASVAVHLGPGDTLLLYTDGLTEARTSGDKERFDDDGGLLRFARERAPATAGEIVGAFSQLLADIGAGVDDDTALLALGVPPAH, encoded by the coding sequence ATGTCCGAGCACGACCTGTATCAGTACGCGCCCTGCGGCATCCTCGCGATGTCACTCGACGGCACGATCACCGCCGCCAACCACACCCTCGCAACCTGGTTGGGCCGCGCACCCGTGGACCTGGTCGGCCACCCGTTCTCCGACTTCCTGACCGTCGGCGGGCGGATGTACTTCGAGACGCACCTCGCGCCGGTGCTTCAGATGGTCGGCAAGCTCAATGGCATCACGGTGGACCTGGTTGCTGCCGACGGCAGCCGGTTGCCCGCGTTCGTCAGCGCGAATGTCGGATACGACGCGACGGGGCGGCCCGACCTCATCCGGGTGACCGTTCAGGACGCCAGCGACAGACGGTCCTATGAACACGAGCTGCTCGTCGAACGCCGTCGTGCCGAGGTCGCCCAGGAGCGCGCCGAGGTCCTCGCCACCACACTGCGGCGCTCGCTGCTGCCTCCGTCGCTGTCGCCACCGCCCGGCCTGCAGGCGGCGGCGTACTACCACGCCGCATCCGCTTCGGAGGTCGGTGGAGACTTCTACGATCTGTTTCCCCTCACGCGGAGCCGGTCGGCGTTCTTCCTCGGCGACGTCTGCGGAAAGGACGCCGAGGCGGCCGCGCTCACGTCGCTGACGCGGTACACGCTGCGCGCCTCAGCGGTCAACGACGACCACCCCGAGGCGGTACTGCGCAGTTTGGACACGATGCTGGCCCATGAGTCCGGCGGTTACGATCCAAGGCGGTTCTGCACCGTGTTGTTCGGTGTGATCACCAAGTGTGGCGCGTGCGAGTGTCCCAGGGACTGTGCGGGTTTCGAGATCGAGATGGCCAGCGGCGGGCACCCCTTCGCGCTGCTGCTTGGCGCCGACGGCGAGGCGCGGTACGTGCCCACGCCGGGCGGGCAGGCGGTGGGCATGTTCCGCAACCCGCAGTTCGCCTCCGTTGCGGTCCACCTGGGTCCCGGTGACACGCTGCTCCTCTACACCGATGGCCTGACCGAGGCGCGGACCAGCGGCGACAAGGAGCGTTTCGATGATGACGGCGGGCTGTTGCGCTTCGCGCGTGAGCGCGCGCCGGCCACGGCCGGGGAGATTGTCGGAGCCTTCAGCCAACTGCTGGCCGACATCGGCGCCGGCGTGGACGACGACACCGCCCTGCTCGCCCTCGGTGTGCCGCCCGCGCACTGA
- a CDS encoding alpha/beta fold hydrolase, whose product MNVRTRNNVHVVGDPTGQTVVLAHGFGCDQNLWRRVVDRLAPRFRVVLFDHVGCGAADPGAWDEQRYSTLQGYTDDILEILHDLELRDVVFVGHSVAAMMGVLAVAADPVPFAKLVLLTPSPSYLDDDGYVGGFSRADVDELLASLEANYLGWSRTMAPNIMGTPDRPELGDELADTFCRTDPAMARVFARTTFLSDNRDDLNRVAVPTLIIECAHDTLAPREVGSYVHRQIEGSTLVTLDAWGHCPHVSAPADTADAIIEFIGTR is encoded by the coding sequence GTGAACGTGCGCACGCGCAACAACGTGCACGTGGTCGGTGACCCGACCGGTCAGACAGTGGTGCTCGCGCACGGCTTTGGCTGCGACCAGAACCTCTGGCGCCGTGTCGTCGACCGTCTCGCACCACGGTTTCGAGTGGTCCTGTTCGACCACGTCGGTTGTGGTGCAGCGGATCCGGGCGCATGGGATGAACAGCGGTATTCGACGCTGCAGGGGTACACCGATGACATCCTCGAGATCCTGCACGACCTGGAGTTGCGCGATGTGGTGTTCGTCGGGCACTCCGTGGCGGCGATGATGGGAGTACTTGCCGTCGCCGCCGATCCGGTGCCCTTCGCCAAGCTCGTTCTGCTGACACCGTCCCCGTCCTATCTCGACGACGACGGATACGTCGGAGGGTTCTCCCGGGCCGACGTCGACGAGTTGCTGGCCTCGCTGGAGGCCAACTATCTCGGCTGGTCTCGGACCATGGCACCCAATATCATGGGCACCCCGGATCGACCCGAACTCGGCGATGAGCTGGCGGACACCTTCTGCCGAACGGACCCCGCCATGGCCCGAGTGTTCGCGCGGACGACGTTCCTCTCCGACAACCGCGACGACCTGAATCGGGTCGCGGTGCCGACGCTCATCATCGAGTGCGCACACGACACGTTGGCGCCACGCGAGGTCGGCTCCTACGTGCACCGGCAGATCGAGGGCAGCACGCTGGTCACGCTCGACGCGTGGGGGCACTGCCCGCACGTGAGCGCACCTGCAGACACGGCCGATGCGATCATCGAGTTCATCGGAACGCGTTGA